In Dama dama isolate Ldn47 chromosome 9, ASM3311817v1, whole genome shotgun sequence, the following proteins share a genomic window:
- the ZNF557 gene encoding zinc finger protein 557 isoform X2, with protein sequence MLENYGNLASLGYHVDKPSLISQLEQEDKVMTEEEGILPGTCPDLETVLKAKWLTPKKHIFRKEHSNGVRAERSHLGVKLNECNQCFKVFSTKSNLTQHKRIHTGEKPYDCNQCGKSFSSRSYLTIHKRIHNGEKPYECNDCGKAFNDPSSLRLHVRIHTGEKPYECNQCFHVFRTSCNLKSHKRIHTRENHHECNQCGKAFSTRSSLTGHNSIHTGEKPYECNDCGKTFRKSSYLTQHMRTHTGEKPYECNQCGKSFSSSFSLTVHKRIHTGEKPYECSNCGKAFNNLSAVKKHVRTHTGEKPYECNHCGKSFTTNSYLSVHKRIHNRWI encoded by the exons GATATCATGTTGATAAACCCAGTCTGATCTCCCAGTTGGAGCAAGAAGacaaggtgatgacagaggaagaaGGAATTCTCCCAGGCACCTGTCCAG ACTTGGAAACGGTACTTAAAGCAAAATGGTTAACTCCGAAGAAgcatatttttagaaaagaacattCTAATGGTGTTAGAGCG GAGAGGAGTCATCTGGGAGTGAAACTCAATGAATGTAACCAGTGTTTTAAAGTCTTCAGCACAAAATCTAACCTTACTCAGCACAAAAGGATTCATACTGGAGAAAAACCCTATGACTGTAATCAGTGTGGAAAATCCTTTAGCAGTAGATCTTACCTTACTATTCATAAGAGAATACATaacggggagaaaccctatgaatgcaatgactgtgggaaagccttcaatgaTCCTTCTTCTCTTAGACTGCATGtgagaattcacactggagaaaaaccctatgaatgtaaccagtgttttcatgttttccgCACTAGTTGTAACCTCAAAAGCCACAAGAGAATTCATACGAGGGAGAATCACCATGAGTGTAATCAGTGTGGCAAGGCCTTCAGCACGAGGTCCTCCCTTACTGGGCACAATAGTATTCATACGGGAGAGAAGCCTTATGAATGCAATGACTGTGGGAAAACCTTTAGGAAGAGCTCATATCTGACACAGCATATGAGAACTCATACTGGAGAAAAACCCTATGAGTGTAATCAGTGCGGAAAGTCCTTCAGCAGTAGCTTTTCTCTTACTGTTCACAAGAGGATTCATACTGGTGAGAAGCCCTATGAATGCAGTAACTGCGGGAAAGCGTTTAATAATCTCTCAGCTGTTAAGAAACATGTGAGAActcacactggagaaaaaccctatgaatgtaatcATTGTGGAAAATCTTTCACTACTAATTCTTACCTTTCTGTGCACAAGAGAATACATAACAGGTGGATATGA